The Rhizobiaceae bacterium genome contains the following window.
CGCCGAGATTGATGCCGACGCGCAGGACGATGCGGCGTGCTTCGGGCAGGCTCGAATTTGCCTCTGCCATCCGCGACTGTAGTTCGATACCCGCCGCAACCGCGTTTACCGCGCTGGTGAACTCCATCAGGAAACCGTCGCCCATCACCTTGACGATCCGCCCGCCATGCGCCAGCGCAATCGGCTGGAGGATCGTCGCGCGAACATCCTTGAGGGTGGCGAGTGTGGCCAGTTCGTCCGTTTCCATCAGCCGCGAATATCCCACGACATCCGCCATGACGATTGCTGCAAGTCGGCGCTGGACGCGTTCTTCGGTCATTGAGCGAGATGCACCTGAGGCGGAAACGTGGAGCGGATCGTATTTCCGCCGTGCGGAGATGTCCATTCGGCCGCGTCCGGTCGGCAGACACAGCAAATAGCGGTGAATATCCCGGCCATACAATATTATAGTTGCCTAATATACATATATGCAGTCCGGACGTCCTTGTTCGAGAGTCATCCGCGATGGAGAGTACGCGTCAGTGCGGATTGATTGTTCCTATCATTCTCGCGGGTGGATCGGGAACGCGTTTGTGGCCCGTCTCACGCGCGTCCATGCCGAAGCAATTTTCCCAAATGTTGGTCGGTGGCCATTCGACCTTCCAGCGCACGCTTCTGCGCTCGCACGGTCCCCATTTCGCGCCGCCGGTCATCGTGACGCGCGAGGACTGCCGTTTCATTGCGGCGGCGCAGATGCAGGAAATCGGCGTCGATGGCGAGATCATTCTGGAGGCAGTCGCGCGCGACTCCGCGGCAGCGGTGGCGGCGGGTGCCGCCCGAGTGGCGGAGCAGAATCCGCACTCCGTTTGTCTCGCGCTCGCATCCGATCATTTTATTGCTGACAACGATGCCTTTCTGGCGGATTGCCTCAATGCGGCGGCCATTGCGCGCGGTGGGCGGATCGTCGTGTTCGGCATCAGGCCCGATCATCCGTCGACCGCCTTTGGCTATATCGAGGCGGACACACCGGCCGAAGGGGGCGTCCGCGACCTGAAGGCGTTCACGGAAAAGCCGGACGCGGTCCTTGCGCAGGCGTTCATCGAACGCGGACTGCTCTGGAACTCCGGCAACTTCGTGTTCTCCGCCGCCACGATGATCGAGGAAATGCGGATGCATGCGTCTGGTGTGCTGGCGGCGGTCAGTAAATCCCTTGAAGGTGCGCGGCGCGACCCGGATTTCCTGCGGCTCGACGCCAAAGCGCTCAGTGCCGCGCCCGCAATCTCCATCGACCGCGCCGTCATGGAAAAGACAGAGCGCGGCGCGGTCATTGTCGCAGGGTTTTCATGGCTGGACATGGGGTCATGGGAAGCGGTGTTTTCCGCAGGGCCTGCCGATGCCGACGGCAATGTGCTGGATGGCAAGGTTTCGGTGGTGGACACAAGAGACAGCCTCGTGCTGTCGCAAGGCCCTTTGACCTGTGTCGTCGGGCTGGAGAAAGTGGCGGTGGTCTCAATGCCGGACGCCGTACTGGTCACGTCGCGGGGCGAGATGTCGAAGGTCAAGGACCTCGTCGGCGTGCTTCTCGAGGAAGGTCGGGCAGAAGCCACGCAGCATGCGCGCACCCGTCGCCCGTGGGGCTGGTATCAGCGGATCGATGTCGGGCAGGGCTTTCAGGTAAAGCGCATCTGCGTGCGCGCAGGCGCTGCGCTTTCGCTTCAGATGCACCGCCTTCGTGCCGAGCATTGGGTCGTCATAGAGGGGTCGGCCGAAGTGACCATCGCCGATGAGGTCAGATACCTTCATGAGAATGAGGCGGTCCACATCCCCATCGGCTGCGTCCACCGCCTGCGCAATCCGGGTACGACCGACCTGAAGATTATCGAGGTGCAGGTCGGCTCATATACCGGAGAAGATGACATCGTCCGGTTCGACGACATCTATGCCCGAGTCTAGTTAGGCAAGGTGAACGCGACGATTTCATCGCTCACGCGGGGCGTGAGGATCGAATTGCCTCCGGCGGTAAAGACGACATACTGCTTGCCCTTGTATTCATAGATCGCTGGAAGGGCGACGGCAGGCGCGCCCACAAGGCTCTTCCAAAGAACGTCGCCGGTCCGAATGTCGATGGCACGGACATAGGAATCCATCGATGCTCCGGCAAAAACCAGTCCGCTTGCGGTGATCGCCGGGCCGCCGAGGGTAATGGACCCCCAGGGTTCCGGCATGTAGAAGCCCCAGTGCTGCACCTGGCCGAATGGCTTGTTCCAGATCTGCTGGCCGGTCTTGAGATCGTAGGCGGCCATCGAACCATAAGGCGGGTTCCAGCACGGCATGCCTATGGGGTTCAGGAATGTCGTGAGTTGCACGCCGTATGGCGCGCCCGTCATCGGGAAATATCCTCCGGTCTCCGATCCTTTTTGGGCGGCGGTTTCATAGTCGGCGCGCGGTATGAGCTTGTAGATCTGCACCGCGCTCGAATAGTTGACGACAAAAATGCCGGTTCGCGGATCGACGGCGCCGCCGCCCCATTCCGTCCCGCCGATTGTTCCGGGATAGACAAGCGTTCCTTCAAGACTCGGCGGCGTGAAGCGCCCCTCGTCGCGCAGCTTGGCTGCGGTGCGGCTGCAATAGCCGAAGCTCATTGCGTCGGCCAGCCAGAACACGCCCGGCCATTTGTCCTCAACCACCGATTTCGGCAGGGCGACATAGGGTTGCGTCGGAGCGGCTTGCTCGCCCGGCACGGTCGAGGCCGGAACGGGCCGTTCCTCGATCGGATAGATCGGCTCGCCCGTCTCGCGGTTCAATACGTAGAGAAAGCCCTGCTTGGAGGTCTGCACCAGCGCGGGAACCGTGACACCGTCCTTTTCGATATCGACAAGGGTCGGTGCGGCGTTGGTGTCGAAATCCCATATGTCGTGGTGCACGAGCTGGCGGCTCCAGACGACTTCGCCGGTCGTCGCGTTCAGCGCCGTAACGGACGTCGCGAGGTCGAACGAGCCGATGCGGTCACCACCGTAGAAATTGGGGCTCGGAGAACTGACCGGCAGATAGAGAAGATTGCGCTCCGGATCGACGGACATGCTCGCCCAGACGTTCGCGGTGCCGCTTCGGGATGCGTCCTCGGCATTCAACGCATGAAAGGTCCAGCGCAGCGCCCCGGTGCGGGCATCGAGTGCGAAAACCGTTCCGGGCGGATCGAGCGCATCGGTCCAGTCGCGCCCAGCCCAGCCGACGAAGAGGAAATCCTTGTAGACCGTGGGCGGCTGAAGCAGCGACAGCGGCCATTTGGCGTTCAGATAGTTCCACTGGTTGACATCGAGGACCCCGGCCGTTCCGAAATCGGCGCAGGCCGTGCCCGTATCGGCGTCCACCGAATGCAGCTTTGCGTCCATCGTCCCGATATAGACGCGCTTCTGGCATGGTTCGCCGGGCTTGATGTCGTCCGACTGCCAATAGGCCACGCCCCTGTTCTTGAGATCAGGCTGCGTCAGCGCTTCAAGCACGGCATGCGTGTCGTAGCTCCACTTCACCTTGCCGGTGTCCGGCTCCAGCGCGAAAATGCGATAGAACGGAGTGCCCAGATAGAGGGTATCGTTCACGAAGATCGGCGTCGCCGACCAGACGGTCGGAGGCAGCACTGTCGGAACCTTGCCCGACTGGTCGGCCCTCATGTGCATGCCAGCCGGCGGCGGGCCGCCCGCCGAAACGTCTCCCGTCTTTGTTTTCCATGCGAGGCCGAGCCCACCCACATTCTCCGGGGTGATCTGGGTCAGCGGTGAAAACTTCTGGGCCTTGAGGTCGCCGTTGAACGTGTCCCAGCTTGCGGTCTGCGCATGTGCAAGCGGCATGGTCGCAAGCAGCGCGACAAGGACCGCGGCGGTGGACCGAATGCTTATCATCGAAATCACCCCTCGTACCGATGACCTGTTTCAGGCCCGACGTACCTTGAAGAACTGGCTGGCGATCCAACCGAGCGCTGCGAGCAGCATTGCCGCCAAAAGGAACCAGCTATGCAGGAGATAGCCGGCGAAACCCGTGCCGATAATGTTGAGCACAGTACAGACGACGATGAACGTGCGCAGCAATGTGCCGCGCCAGCCGTCACCGCTCAGCAACCAGCCGAATATGGCGAGCAGCGTTGTCGAAGCGATAACCAGCAATGTGCCCGGCTCGCCGGCAATTCCGCTATCGGGGTTGAAGTAGTTCGCAATCGAAACGCCCAGGCCGATCAGGGCGGCCACGACCACCACGAACGCGCCGATACGCCAAAGAACCGTTTGGGCCATAGTGTCCATCCTCAGCCAGCATCAATGCTGCAAAGTGGTGCAACCCGTGTGACAGTCCACCTCGAGCCGCTGCGCTCGCCATCTCCATCGACACGCTATCACAGCGTCGCCGACGCTGCACAGCGGCTTCTCCTCCCATGTGGCAATCGACAATACCTTGGCACAACTGTGCCAACACACCAAAGGCTGTTATAGGCAGGGTGCTGTTCCAGCCAAATTCAAGCCAATGCCATTGCGGCATAGCCAGGATTGACTCTTGAAAATCGACCTATCGTCCGACAGCGTGATGACGACGCTGACTTTGCTTACCGTCATCGGCCTCGTTCTTTCAGCCATCCACACTTTTCTCTTTCCGGGCGCATGGGGGCTTGCGGGAATAGCTCTTGTGTATCTGGCGGGCGGTATTCCCCCGCTTCGTTCGGCGCTCTCCGAGCTTTGGCACAAGCGCATACTCGACATCGATTTTCTCATGGTCATCGCCGCCGTGGCCGCCGCCATTGTCGGAGCGCCGTTTGAGGGCGCGGTTCTGCTGACCCTGTTCAGCATTTCGACAACGCTTGAACACCGCGCCCTGTCACGCGCGCGGCGCGCGGTCGAAGCCTTGATGGCGCTTCGGCCCGATACGGCGCTGAAACAGCAGCCGGACGGGACGGTCATAGAAATTGCCGCAGCGGACCTCCAACCGGGAGACACGGTCGTCATCCGGCCCGGCGCAAGGGTGCCGGCGGACGGCATCGTCAGGTCCGGGCTGGGCGCGATGGACGAGGCGACGATCACCGGCGAGTCCATGCCTGTCGAAAAGGCCCCGGGCTCGAAGGTTTTCGAAGCCACCGTCAATTTGAATGCAGTGTTGACCGTTGAGGTCACCAACTCCATCGCCGAAAGCACAGTGGCGCGGATGATCGACCTGGTGACGGAAGCGCAGGCCGCGCGCGCGCCCTCCGAGCGCTTCAGTGACTGGTTCGGACAGCGCTACACCATTGCGGTGTTGATCGGTTCGATACTGGCATTCGGTGTCTTTGTCCTGATCGGCTGGACCATTGACGATGCACTTTACCGGGCCGCAACCCTGCTCGTGGCCGCGAGCCCCTGTGCAATCGTGATTTCGGTACCCGCCGCGATCCTCTCCGCACTTGCCGCCTCGGCCCGGGGCGGGGTGCTTTTCAAGGGCGGCTCCGCGCTCGAATCGCTCGCGGAAGTCGTCACCTTCGCGTTTGACAAGACCGGCACGCTGACGACTGGAAAAGCAGAAGTGACCGGGGTCATCGCAGAAGCCGCAGAGGACGATCTGGTTTCACTTGCGGCAGGTGTGGAAGCCCATTCCGAACACCCGAGTGCTGCCGCCATTCGGCGCTACGCTGACGATTGCGGCGTTAAGGCTGCCATCGTCACCGATGTCGAGGAGATTCCCAGCGAGGGGATAAGGGGACGCTGCGGGGCGAACATCGTGTGGGCAGGCAACAAGCGGATTGCGGAGCGAATGAACGCCAATCATTCGAGCATTGCGGTCGCCACGTTTGCGGACAAGCCGGAATCCGTCATCTATGTCGGCCGCGGCGATGTGCTGGCTGGCGCGATCAGCGTTGCGGACCGGCCTCGCGCGACCTCGGTGCCGGGCCTGCAGGCGTTAAAGCTCGGCGGTGTTCGGCACCTCGCCATGATGACCGGGGACAGGCGGCCTGTCGCCCTTCGGATCGGGCAGGAACTGGGGTTCAAGCCGGATGAGATTCACGCCGACCTTCTGCCGGGCGACAAGGTCAGGCTGGTGGGCGAACTGGCCAGACGCGGCAAAGTGGCGTTCGTGGGAGATGGCGTGAACGACGCCGCTGCGCTTGCCCGGGCGGACGTCGGAATTGCCATGGGTGCGGCGGGCAGTGAAGTGGCCTTGCAGGCGGCGGATGTTGCACTGCTGTCGGAAAACATGGCGCGATTGGCCGCAGCGCACAGGCTTGCGAGGCGCACCCGGCTGATCATCCGTCAGAATCTCGCATTTGCGATGGGTGCGATGATCGTGCTTGTCTGCTCGAGCCTGTTTCTCCAGTTGCCGCTTCCCTTGGCGGTCATCGGACATGAGGGCGGCACGGTGCTGGTCGTTCTGAACGGTCTGCGACTTCTCGCCGATCCCATTCGCAATCCCTGACCGGGCAGGCACGCAAGTGCCCGCCGGGCCGGTACCAAGGTGCTATTGCTGTGCCTTGCTCATGAATTGCTCCACCACGTTCGACATATCGAAGGATGATCCGCCCTGCACCGGCGGATAGTCTGCCAGCGTTTGCAGATGCTCCTGCATCAGGACACCCATGGGCTGAATCAGCCAGGAAACCTTTTGCATCAGATGGCCATAAGCATCGGCTGAGTCGAAACTCTCGAACGGGTCCATTCGGATGTTGAAAACCAGAGGCACCGTTCTCGGAAGGACATCGGCGTAATAGTCCTCCTTTGTCGAAAAATGGAACTTCCACGGCCCCATGCGAACAGCCGTCAACTTGCTTTCGTAATAATGGAATATGGAGGTTCGCTTGCTCATGTCGGCCTCGCCTTTCCAGTAGGCGAGGTTGTCCAGACCATCAATGTATTGCTTCTTTTCCTTGATCATCTGGTCGCCGATGCCTTCCACACCCGCTGCAGTGGCAAATGTGGTGAACATGTCCTGATGCGCCTGAATACCATTGCGTACTTCGCCCTTCGGAAGGCCTGAAGGCCACCTCACCATAGAGATAACGCGCACGCCGCCTTCATAGGTCGTCATTTTCTCGCCGCGGAATGGAGTGGTGCCGCCATACGGCCATGACGTGTGTTCAGGCCCATTATCGGTCGAATACCAGACGATCGTGTCGTCGGCGAGGCCCTGCGCGTCGAGCCAGTCCAGCACGAGCCCCACGTCGTGGTCATGCTGCAGCATGCCCGATCCATGCAGATCCGCCTCCGACGTATAGTCCTCCGCGGCATACCGCCATTTGTCGTTCAGGCGGGTGTAAAGGTGCATTCGGCTTGTGTTGAGCCAGACAAAGAAGGGTTCGTTTGCCTGCTTTGCCTTACCCATGAAATCGAGCGCCTTGGGGATGACTTCTCCTTCGTCGAAGTTCTTCATGCGCTCCTGGGTAAGCGGGCCCGTGTCCTCGATGGTCTGCTTGCCGACCCGACCGAAGCGCGGGTCTTCCGTCGAATCGTCCTTGTCGCTGGCCTTGCAGTGCAGCACACCCCTTGTGCCGAAACGCTTCTCATAGTCCTCGATATTGCCGGAGAATGCTGCGCCGAAGCGCTGGTAGTCGCGTTGCTCCGCTTCCTCCTGCGTATTCAGATGATAGAGGTTCCCGAAGAATTCGTCGAAACCGTGCATCGTGGGCAAGTGCTCGTTGCGGTCGCCCAGATGGTTCTTCCCGAACTGGCCGGTGCGGTAGCCGGCTGCCTTCAAGACTTCTGCGAGGCAGGGTGAGCCGGCTTGCAGGCCGAGAGCGGAGCCGGGTTGGCCGACGGTCGTCATGCCTGAACGGATCGGGTATTGGCCGGTAATGAAAGCGGCCCGACCGGCTGTGCAACTGGGTTGGGCATAGTGGTCGGTGAAGCGAAGGCCTTCGCTGCCGACGCGATCAATGTTCGGCGTCGTGTAACCCATGGTGCCCATGCCATAGGCAGACACATTCTGCCAACCAATGTCGTCGCCCCAGATGACAAGTATGTTTGGCCTCTTGCCGGTGGCCTTCTGTTGCGCCTGGGCTTTCTGGACTGCACCGAGCGGGGGCAAGGTGGAAAGGGCGGCGAGTACCGTCGAACTGAGCAGAAGGTTCCTGCGCGTCAGACCTTCGGGCTCGTCAATTTCTGCTGTTTTTCCGATAGCCGCATTGCTCGGTTGAATATCCGCAGGCATCGTTTCCTCCATTTGCGGTTCTTAGGCTTCTTTCCGAAACACAGGTCTCGCCAGCGAACGCGACGGGCTTGTTCATGGCTAGGAAAAACATGGACAGATCCGTCCGATCTGGCTTGCACGCGTATGTGCGGCGAGAATGGAAGATTGGAGATTTGTGCTCATAGCCAACTGTCCCTTCTTGCATTCAGGCAAGAGCCTAGCTCAAGTTGGGAGCGCTCGATGCTCACCAATGTGCAAAGCTGAGGATTTTTTCATGCCCGTCGTGGCCGCGCAGAAGGTTGCTTCGGAACTTGGCTGGCTCTCCAAGCAGCCGGAGGAATTCAGGAGGATTTTGCTGAGCGCATGCGAATTGCGCAGCCACAGGCGGGGTGAGCAGCTTTACTCTCTGGGTGACGGACCAGGCGGCCTGTTCTGCCTCGTGCGCGGATTCCTCAGCGTGCTGGTTGCCGCCGGACCCTCCCCGCCCTTTCTTGGCTTCATAGCGCGGCCCGGATGGTGGGCGGGTGAATCGGCGGCAATAACTCGAACCCATCGCCGCGTCGAACTTCTCGCGCGGACTGATGTCGATGTGCTCCATCTTCCGCTCGCTCGCCTTGAGCGACTTGCTCAAAGCGACCCGACGATATGGCGACGTCTTGCCGAGATATCGGTGTCGCATCTGGACAACGCCCTGTTGCTGGCCGCAACGCTCTTCGATGACAATCCGCAAACAAGGATAGCCTCCACGCTTTGTCGACTGGCGGGGCCGGGAATGGAAAGTGACGAAGAAACCTTCATCGACTGCAGCCAGCAGGAACTCGGTGAAATGGCCGGCTTGTCACGCAACAGCGCTGGACCTGTGATCAGGCACCTTGAGCAGCAAGGCCTGATCCGTCGGGAATACAAACGCTTCATATTCAATCCGGTGCGGCTCCGCGCTTATCGAGCCGCTCCGGAAAAGGCGAAATAAGGCGAACGCGCAGGGCTTTTCCCTGTCAGTTCAAGCAGGTGGTGTCTTTGCAATGAATGAAAGAGATGGGGAGCATCACAGTGGACAGCACACTCCTGGCCGTAGTCACAGCCTTCTTCGGCGCGGCAATAGGTTTCATGATTACGCGACTCAATGACTGGATCGTTGAGAGGCGCGAATTGCAGCGCGCCAGCCGTCACCTGAGGACCGAGGCCGCCAATGCGGTCCGTCACTACACCGCAATGCGCGACAGGCTTGCCGGACATCTGACCCAGACTGAATGGCTCAACGCCATCTATATCGAGACCTGCCGGTTCTACGGCAGCGGCCTCGGTACTTTCGACCTCAGCACACTGCGGCTCTTCGATGAAGACACCGCGGAGGAGGCCCTGTTTCTGCTGCTGATGATCCGCAACAACAATTCCTATGTCGATCAGGCCAAGCTGTATTTCGACGCCGGCAAGCAGGATCTGTTTCACGACGTTTGTGAAGCGCTGGTCGTTCGCTGCCAGAGCACCGTCGAACGGGCCCAGCATCTGGAGGAACGGCTACGCACCGGGTCCAGCCATGGAAAGCCGTCGGCACCGGTCCTGTAGTCAGTGCGCGACGCGGACGAAATGCTATTTCCCCTCTACCTGCAACGCTGTCCGACCGCGCATGGGAATTCGCCAAAGCCCCGAACGGTGTCCCTTCAAGAACTGCTGCACGGGCCTTTCGAGGCATTCATAGCCGACAATGCCTGCAAACGTGCCGCACACCGTAG
Protein-coding sequences here:
- the cadA gene encoding cadmium-translocating P-type ATPase, whose amino-acid sequence is MKIDLSSDSVMTTLTLLTVIGLVLSAIHTFLFPGAWGLAGIALVYLAGGIPPLRSALSELWHKRILDIDFLMVIAAVAAAIVGAPFEGAVLLTLFSISTTLEHRALSRARRAVEALMALRPDTALKQQPDGTVIEIAAADLQPGDTVVIRPGARVPADGIVRSGLGAMDEATITGESMPVEKAPGSKVFEATVNLNAVLTVEVTNSIAESTVARMIDLVTEAQAARAPSERFSDWFGQRYTIAVLIGSILAFGVFVLIGWTIDDALYRAATLLVAASPCAIVISVPAAILSALAASARGGVLFKGGSALESLAEVVTFAFDKTGTLTTGKAEVTGVIAEAAEDDLVSLAAGVEAHSEHPSAAAIRRYADDCGVKAAIVTDVEEIPSEGIRGRCGANIVWAGNKRIAERMNANHSSIAVATFADKPESVIYVGRGDVLAGAISVADRPRATSVPGLQALKLGGVRHLAMMTGDRRPVALRIGQELGFKPDEIHADLLPGDKVRLVGELARRGKVAFVGDGVNDAAALARADVGIAMGAAGSEVALQAADVALLSENMARLAAAHRLARRTRLIIRQNLAFAMGAMIVLVCSSLFLQLPLPLAVIGHEGGTVLVVLNGLRLLADPIRNP
- a CDS encoding pyrroloquinoline quinone-dependent dehydrogenase produces the protein MISIRSTAAVLVALLATMPLAHAQTASWDTFNGDLKAQKFSPLTQITPENVGGLGLAWKTKTGDVSAGGPPPAGMHMRADQSGKVPTVLPPTVWSATPIFVNDTLYLGTPFYRIFALEPDTGKVKWSYDTHAVLEALTQPDLKNRGVAYWQSDDIKPGEPCQKRVYIGTMDAKLHSVDADTGTACADFGTAGVLDVNQWNYLNAKWPLSLLQPPTVYKDFLFVGWAGRDWTDALDPPGTVFALDARTGALRWTFHALNAEDASRSGTANVWASMSVDPERNLLYLPVSSPSPNFYGGDRIGSFDLATSVTALNATTGEVVWSRQLVHHDIWDFDTNAAPTLVDIEKDGVTVPALVQTSKQGFLYVLNRETGEPIYPIEERPVPASTVPGEQAAPTQPYVALPKSVVEDKWPGVFWLADAMSFGYCSRTAAKLRDEGRFTPPSLEGTLVYPGTIGGTEWGGGAVDPRTGIFVVNYSSAVQIYKLIPRADYETAAQKGSETGGYFPMTGAPYGVQLTTFLNPIGMPCWNPPYGSMAAYDLKTGQQIWNKPFGQVQHWGFYMPEPWGSITLGGPAITASGLVFAGASMDSYVRAIDIRTGDVLWKSLVGAPAVALPAIYEYKGKQYVVFTAGGNSILTPRVSDEIVAFTLPN
- a CDS encoding mannose-1-phosphate guanylyltransferase/mannose-6-phosphate isomerase → MESTRQCGLIVPIILAGGSGTRLWPVSRASMPKQFSQMLVGGHSTFQRTLLRSHGPHFAPPVIVTREDCRFIAAAQMQEIGVDGEIILEAVARDSAAAVAAGAARVAEQNPHSVCLALASDHFIADNDAFLADCLNAAAIARGGRIVVFGIRPDHPSTAFGYIEADTPAEGGVRDLKAFTEKPDAVLAQAFIERGLLWNSGNFVFSAATMIEEMRMHASGVLAAVSKSLEGARRDPDFLRLDAKALSAAPAISIDRAVMEKTERGAVIVAGFSWLDMGSWEAVFSAGPADADGNVLDGKVSVVDTRDSLVLSQGPLTCVVGLEKVAVVSMPDAVLVTSRGEMSKVKDLVGVLLEEGRAEATQHARTRRPWGWYQRIDVGQGFQVKRICVRAGAALSLQMHRLRAEHWVVIEGSAEVTIADEVRYLHENEAVHIPIGCVHRLRNPGTTDLKIIEVQVGSYTGEDDIVRFDDIYARV
- a CDS encoding arylsulfatase, coding for MPADIQPSNAAIGKTAEIDEPEGLTRRNLLLSSTVLAALSTLPPLGAVQKAQAQQKATGKRPNILVIWGDDIGWQNVSAYGMGTMGYTTPNIDRVGSEGLRFTDHYAQPSCTAGRAAFITGQYPIRSGMTTVGQPGSALGLQAGSPCLAEVLKAAGYRTGQFGKNHLGDRNEHLPTMHGFDEFFGNLYHLNTQEEAEQRDYQRFGAAFSGNIEDYEKRFGTRGVLHCKASDKDDSTEDPRFGRVGKQTIEDTGPLTQERMKNFDEGEVIPKALDFMGKAKQANEPFFVWLNTSRMHLYTRLNDKWRYAAEDYTSEADLHGSGMLQHDHDVGLVLDWLDAQGLADDTIVWYSTDNGPEHTSWPYGGTTPFRGEKMTTYEGGVRVISMVRWPSGLPKGEVRNGIQAHQDMFTTFATAAGVEGIGDQMIKEKKQYIDGLDNLAYWKGEADMSKRTSIFHYYESKLTAVRMGPWKFHFSTKEDYYADVLPRTVPLVFNIRMDPFESFDSADAYGHLMQKVSWLIQPMGVLMQEHLQTLADYPPVQGGSSFDMSNVVEQFMSKAQQ
- a CDS encoding helix-turn-helix domain-containing protein translates to MSHLDNALLLAATLFDDNPQTRIASTLCRLAGPGMESDEETFIDCSQQELGEMAGLSRNSAGPVIRHLEQQGLIRREYKRFIFNPVRLRAYRAAPEKAK